A portion of the Saccharomyces paradoxus chromosome XV, complete sequence genome contains these proteins:
- the TMC1 gene encoding Tmc1p (similar to YOR052C), with the protein MSDINEIEIPSRKDEIRQVTPKDTMHEIEDKSTYHAKIKKSDSGTVLGAIPLNSRSSSNSSVTSTGQSSRRVTKKTTKKKKKNACYFDTCSSAASKFIGDCNFCKGHFCSKHRLMENHACNGLTSCKEQLHQRNADKLEAEQTKAPKIQI; encoded by the coding sequence ATGTCTGATATAAACGAAATCGAAATTCCATCCAGAAAGGATGAAATTAGACAGGTTACTCCAAAAGATACTATGCATGAGATCGAAGATAAAAGCACATACCACGCTAAGATAAAGAAGTCTGACTCCGGAACAGTTCTGGGAGCTATACCGTTGAATTCAAGGTCTTCTAGTAACTCTAGCGTCACATCCACAGGTCAAAGCAGTAGGCGAGTGACCAAGAAAACgaccaaaaagaaaaagaaaaacgcTTGCTATTTTGATACGTGTTCAAGTGCAGCATCTAAGTTCATTGGCGACTGTAATTTCTGCAAGGGTCACTTCTGTTCGAAACACAGGTTAATGGAAAACCATGCTTGTAATGGCTTGACAAGCTGCAAAGAGCAGCTGCATCAAAGAAACGCTGACAAGCTAGAAGCAGAACAAACTAAAGCTCCAAAGATACAAATTTAA
- the VHS3 gene encoding phosphopantothenoylcysteine decarboxylase complex subunit VHS3 (Negative regulatory subunit of protein phosphatase 1 Ppz1p~similar to YOR054C), producing the protein MTTKSSLKNDRKGVSPNALPGAEQANMGSSAMPDTNSTGPFSSVSSLDTPIIRKSTSPTGSQTKSIMNASGTSGAVVSNTPEPGLKRIPTVTFSDPKLGGPRPDVEQTPPNQVARQSSEKKATSVHVPAESTNQGRNLKDINTKVVKDGEASASSFSTPTSILSNVDMGNNISSLLAKKLSFGGGTDSILNSDNSSDSPRKEHPHFYVEDPLHTPSVRSRSNSTSPRPSVVVNTFNPINIEREGSISKTGEPNLLESVLEEAMSPNAVSNPLKRENIMTNMDPRLPQDDGKLHVLFGATGSLSVFKLKHMIRKLEEIYGRDKISIQVILTNSATKFFAMKYMRKNKKQHNNMGTSFSSTNSNAGNLTNNKKNAASLEKFSIPKTPSNSAAPSQTNIKSEEETQMASTTGFPSTLSGSRTFSNSSNTASQHPQIELPAHIQFWTDQDEWDVWQQRTDPVLHIELRRWADILVVAPLTANTLAKIALGLCDNFLTSVIRAWNPTFPIFLAPSMGSGTFNSIMTKKHFRIIQEEMPWVTVFKPSEKVMGINGDIGLSGMMDANEIVGRIVNKLGGYPDVSAGKEEEEEDEDNDDEDDNKKNNTNENDEDDDDDDDDDDDDDDDDDDDDDDDDEDDEDDEDEEDDEDEEVEGKKNDDKIVLQRS; encoded by the coding sequence ATGACAACTAAATCTAGCCTGAAAAACGATAGGAAAGGGGTTTCTCCAAATGCTTTACCTGGAGCTGAGCAGGCGAATATGGGTTCATCGGCAATGCCTGATACAAACTCTACGGGGCCATTCTCCTCTGTTTCTAGCCTCGATACTCCCATAATAAGGAAATCAACTAGTCCCACTGGTTCGCAAACTAAGTCAATAATGAATGCTAGTGGAACCTCCGGCGCAGTTGTAAGCAATACACCGGAGCCAGGGTTAAAAAGAATACCAACTGTTACATTCAGTGATCCAAAGTTGGGCGGTCCCAGGCCGGACGTGGAGCAAACTCCACCGAACCAGGTGGCCAGACAGTCCagtgaaaagaaagcaacGTCTGTACACGTCCCAGCAGAAAGCACTAATCAGggaagaaatttgaaagacATAAATACAAAAGTAGTAAAAGACGGCGAAGCTTCtgcctcttctttttcgaCTCCAACCTCTATTCTCTCCAATGTTGATATGGGGAATAACATATCCAGCCTGCTGGCTAAGAAGTTAAGTTTTGGCGGTGGGACGGATTCTATTTTGAACTCTGACAACAGTTCCGATAGTCCAAGAAAGGAGCATCCACATTTCTATGTGGAGGATCCTTTGCATACCCCATCAGTTAGATCGAGATCTAACAGTACTAGTCCTCGCCCCTCCGTAGTAGTGAACACATTCAATCCCATTAACATTGAGCGAGAGGGCTCAATATCAAAAACTGGAGAGCCCAACTTGTTGGAGTCCGTCCTAGAAGAAGCAATGTCTCCCAATGCAGTCTCAAATCCCTTGAAGAgagaaaatattatgaCTAATATGGATCCAAGGCTCCCCCAAGATGACGGTAAGTTGCACGTCCTTTTCGGGGCAACAGGCTCTTTATCTGTTTTTAAACTCAAGCATATGATCAGgaaattagaagaaatttatGGAAGGGATAAGATTAGCATACAAGTGATATTAACTAACTCTGCcaccaaattttttgcaatGAAGTATATGaggaaaaataagaagCAACACAATAATATGGGTACCTCTTTCAGTAGCACAAATTCTAATGCCGGTAATTTAactaataacaaaaaaaatgcggcctctcttgaaaaatttagcATTCCAAAGACGCCTTCAAACTCAGCGGCTCCTTCTCAGACAAATATCAAAAGTGAGGAAGAAACCCAAATGGCATCTACCACTGGATTTCCTTCGACACTTAGTGGTAGCCGTACGTTCAGCAACTCTTCAAACACTGCGTCGCAACATCCTCAAATTGAACTGCCAGCACATATACAATTTTGGACAGATCAAGACGAGTGGGATGTATGGCAACAACGAACTGACCCTGTCTTACATATAGAACTACGTCGTTGGGCTGATATACTGGTTGTCGCGCCATTGACCGCAAACACATTGGCCAAGATTGCCCTTGGCTTATGCGATAACTTTTTGACAAGTGTAATAAGAGCATGGAATCCTACGTTTCCTATATTCCTAGCACCTTCAATGGGTAGCGGTACGTTCAATTCCATAATGACTAAGAAACATTTTCGGAttattcaagaagaaatgcCTTGGGTAACTGTATTCAAACCCTCTGAAAAAGTCATGGGCATAAATGGTGACATCGGGCTAAGTGGGATGATGGATGCGAATGAGATTGTTGGTAGGATAGTGAACAAACTAGGTGGGTATCCTGACGTTTCTGCAGggaaggaagaagaagaagaggatgaagataACGACGACGAGGATgataacaagaaaaataataccaatgaaaatgatgaagatgacgatgatgacgatgatgacgatgatgacgatgatgacgatgatgacgatgatgacgatgatgacgatgaggACGATGAGGACGATGAGGACGAGgaagatgatgaggatgaggaggttgaaggaaaaaagaatgatgACAAAATAGTACTACAGCGATCTTAA
- the NOB1 gene encoding rRNA-binding endoribonuclease (Protein involved in proteasomal and 40S ribosomal subunit biogenesis~similar to YOR056C), translating into MAENQTAHVRALVLDATPLITQSYTHYQNYAQSFYTTPTVFQEIKDAQARKNLEIWQSLGTLKLVHPNETSISKVSTFAKLTGDYSVLSANDLHILALTYELEIKLNNGDWRLRKKPGDALDAAKADDGTEGKQMSTEDNKKEGDSEKVPKKKNKRRGGKKQKAKREAREAENSSLAESKSDANLELDSKAEEHVEEAGIKDQICNNEKIKEPSDLNEEYEDADDDGDWITPDNLTEAMIKDSGEDTTGSLGVEASEEDCHVALTQPENQVALATGDFAVQNVALQMNLNLMNFMSGLKIKRIRNYMLRCHACFKIFPLPKDGKPKHFCASCGGQGTLLRCAVSVDSRTGKVTPHLKSNFQWNNRGNRYSVASPLSKNSQKRYGKKGHVHSKPQENVILREDQKEYEKVIKQEEWTRRHNEKILNNWIGGGSADNYISPFAITGLKQHNVRIGKGRYVNSSKRRS; encoded by the coding sequence ATGGCCGAAAACCAGACAGCACATGTAAGGGCCTTAGTATTAGATGCCACCCCATTAATTACGCAATCATACACACATTATCAGAATTATGCCCAGTCTTTCTACACCACCCCCACGGtgtttcaagaaattaagGATGCTCAAGCCAGGAAGAACCTTGAAATTTGGCAGAGCCTCGGAACATTAAAATTAGTACACCCAAATGAAACTTCGATATCCAAGGTAAGTACATTCGCCAAATTGACTGGTGACTACTCCGTGCTGAGTGCTAATGATTTGCATATTCTTGCTTTGACATACGAGTTAGAGATAAAACTGAATAATGGCGATTGGAGACTAAGGAAAAAACCAGGTGATGCATTAGACGCGGCTAAGGCTGACGATGGTACAGAGGGCAAGCAGATGTCCACagaagataataaaaaggaGGGGGACTCTGAAAAAgttccaaagaaaaagaacaagagaaGAGGTggaaaaaagcaaaaggcGAAAAGAGAAGCAAGAGAAGCTGAAAATTCCTCATTAGCTGAAAGCAAAAGCGATGCAAACCTTGAGCTGGACAGTAAAGCAGAGGAGCATGTTGAGGAAGCCGGAATCAAAGACCAAATAtgtaataatgaaaagataAAGGAACCTTCCGATTTAAACGAAGAATACGAGGACGCTGATGATGACGGTGATTGGATTACCCCTGATAACTTAACAGAAGCAATGATTAAGGACAGTGGTGAGGATACGACTGGTTCATTGGGTGTAGAAGCATCCGAAGAGGATTGCCATGTTGCATTGACACAACCAGAAAATCAAGTGGCATTGGCAACTGGTGATTTTGCCGTCCAAAATGTAGCATTGCAGATGAATCTAAATCTAATGAATTTCATGTCAGGTTTGAAAATCAAGCGAATCCGTAATTATATGCTAAGATGCCACGCCtgcttcaaaatatttccCCTGCCAAAAGACGGAAAGCCAAAGCATTTCTGTGCCTCATGCGGTGGACAGGGTACCTTATTAAGATGTGCGGTTTCTGTTGACTCACGCACTGGGAAGGTTACACCGCACTTGAAATCCAACTTCCAATGGAACAATAGAGGAAACAGGTACTCTGTAGCCAGCCCCTTATCTAAGAACTCCCAAAAAAGGTACGGCAAAAAGGGACACGTACATTCTAAACCACAGGAAAATGTGATTCTCAGAGAAGATCAGAAAGAATACGAAAAAGTGATAAAGCAAGAAGAATGGACAAGAAGGCACAATGAGAAGATTTTAAATAATTGGATTGGTGGCGGTTCTGCGGATAATTACATTTCCCCATTTGCAATTACTGGCTTGAAGCAGCATAACGTCCGCATTGGTAAGGGAAGGTACGTCAACAGttccaaaagaagaagttag
- the SGT1 gene encoding co-chaperone SGT1 (Cochaperone protein~similar to YOR057W), with protein MPVEKDLKTAYKTLYDDKEPLKALHLYDEILKDSPKNLTALIFKAACLEKLYFGFSDWHSDVTMQNAKELLDKALVTAEGRGDRSKIALVNFRYFVHFFNVKDYERAQSYFKKAKNLGYDDDTLPLWEIRLETKLSKRSKKQRDSTMKHIISSVESTEDKREKNPSHSPISSFKNETGTQEFPKFRVDWYQSSACVTISLFTVNLPESKEQVNIHISSKDRRTLLISYQVPKAGSEFQYNTKLTHEVDPKVVSLNIFQKKLEITLRKIDNMQWKALEEGMSTEASRSSEMNIDSDSPTCPSLAETTSKERLTYPSSSKKKIDWSKLDIDEEADEEAGSADSFFQKLYAGADPDTKRAMMKSFIESNGTSLSTDWEDVSKGTVKTSPPAGMESKHW; from the coding sequence atgcctgttgaaaaagatttaaaaaCTGCGTACAAAACCTTATATGATGATAAGGAGCCACTGAAGGCCCTTCATCTTTATGATGAAATCCTCAAAGACTCGCCCAAGAACTTAACGGCTCTAATTTTCAAGGCAGCATGCCTTGAAAAGCTATACTTTGGATTTTCTGATTGGCACAGCGACGTGACTATGCAAAACGCAAAGGAGCTCCTCGACAAGGCTCTAGTGACAGCTGAGGGTAGGGGCGATCGGTCGAAGATCGCTCTAGTTAACTTTCGTTACTTTgttcatttcttcaacgTCAAAGACTATGAACGGGCCCAGTcatatttcaagaaagcCAAAAATCTTGGTTATGATGATGACACTTTGCCTCTGTGGGAGATTCGTCTGGAGACAAAATTGAgtaaaagaagtaaaaagCAGAGAGACTCAACTATGAAACATATAATTTCATCAGTAGAAAGTACTGAAGACAAAAGAGAGAAGAATCCTTCTCATAGTCCTATttcatctttcaaaaatgaaaccGGTACTCAAGAATTCCCTAAGTTTAGAGTCGATTGGTACCAATCTAGCGCCTGCGTCACTATATCGTTATTCACTGTTAATCTTCCTGAATCTAAAGAGCAAGTTAATATACATATCTCTTCAAAGGATAGGAGAACTTTATTAATATCGTACCAAGTACCGAAAGCTGGGTCTGAATTTCAATACAACACTAAGCTTACGCATGAAGTAGACCCAAAAGTAGTTTCattaaatattttccaaaaaaaattggaaattACCTTGAGGAAAATTGATAATATGCAATGGAAGgctttggaagaaggaATGTCAACAGAAGCGTCAAGATCATCAGAAATGAATATAGATTCGGATTCTCCAACATGCCCATCATTGGCAGAAACAACGTCAAAAGAGAGACTGACTTATCCATCGTCatctaaaaagaaaatagatTGGTCTAAacttgatattgatgaagaagccGATGAAGAAGCGGGATCGGCTGATagtttcttccaaaagCTCTACGCCGGAGCGGATCCAGATACCAAAAGGGCTATGATGAAATCCTTTATAGAAAGTAACGGTACTTCGTTAAGCACGGACTGGGAAGACGTATCTAAAGGGACGGTTAAAACTTCACCACCAGCAGGTATGGAATCTAAACATTGGTGA
- the ASE1 gene encoding Ase1p (Mitotic spindle midzone-localized microtubule bundling protein~similar to YOR058C), translated as METATSSPLPTQSRRNSENSGSTTFMPHMNPSLATPLTVSTMVNQSNSKEFMKLTPVRIRDFGSPLKNVSTNHHFLDSENGKGNTMDNMYKENFILISKELEKLLENLNVIYQNIGYSNTEIINKEKIIFTTISDSIKQFFEQADEELKRLSVENEIEQNILNNILERINDPSGIKTIPDLYIRNAILLQKSKTVPQSPKKPLSLLSKKAALDTAKNFVLGSFLPRLHDYLKSLITLKHLVQSVKEDLPGLTEADSEAISAFPELDILTTYLSQIENSRDDIGLSMKFITDNRKDILKGSAFKTINKESVKHMDEVIKIYEEEYERRFKSILTKKDSILSICEQLETPLATLIDENFEQNLKSYGEEKNSKSKLPNFHPVDRERMRKIDTTLKKLQAIHEERVDKKKLLMEQCKKLWIRLRISQEYTKTFMLNNSSLSTETLDRISEELMRLEVMKKKLIKKLISDSWDKIKELWHTLQYSEESRSKFITVFEEQRRNATTLQEDELLLETCENELKKLEDKLTLYKPILKLISEFESLQEDQEFLERSSKDSSRLLSRNSHKILLTEEKMRKRITRHFPRVINDLRTKLEEAAGLFDQPFLLKGRPLSEAIDIQQQEIEAKYPRCRVKMQRSKKGKSGTGKENKVIKTTSKAAQSSIRVPIGLDFNDINMTYKTPSKKTRQGLPKSGLSRENSLARHMQGTTRLSSPKRRGTRLLAPTVISRNSKGNIERPTLNKYSSSDFSSSPMINHTHSEHAVKPRQLFPIPLNKVDTKGSHIPQLTKEKALELVKRSIGTIGKENIRSPQRKSSLEDYAQKLSSPYKEPEHSIYNLSMSPEGKFQLNIQQKDLESGFDDTSMMEDENDKDFITWKNEQVSKLNAFSITDI; from the coding sequence ATGGAGACAGCAACTTCTTCCCCTTTGCCTACTCAATCGAGGAGAAATAGTGAAAATTCCGGGTCTACTACATTTATGCCGCATATGAATCCCTCCTTAGCAACTCCGCTAACTGTGTCGACAATGGTGAATCAATCAAATTCCAAAGAATTTATGAAGTTGACCCCAGTTCGTATTAGAGATTTTGGCTCTCCCTTGAAAAACGTGTCCACTAACCACCATTTTTTAGACTCAGAAAATGGCAAAGGCAACACGATGGATAATAtgtataaagaaaatttcataCTCATTTCAAAGGAACTAGAAAAACTACTGGAGAATCTCAATGTCATATATCAAAATATTGGGTATTCTAATACTGAAATtattaataaagaaaaaatcatattCACCACTATATCTGATTCTATAAAACAGTTTTTTGAGCAAGCTGAcgaagaattgaaaagacTGTCCgtagaaaatgaaatcgAACAGAATATTCTAAATAACATTCTAGAGAGAATAAATGACCCAAGTGGGATAAAGACTATTCCTGATTTGTACATTAGAAACGCTATTCTACTACAGAAAAGTAAAACTGTACCACAATCACCTAAAAAGCCACTTTCCTTACTAAGCAAAAAGGCAGCATTAGATACCGCAAAAAACTTTGTGCTAGGAAGCTTTTTACCCAGACTCCACGACTATTTGAAATCCTTAATTACTTTAAAACATCTCGTACAATCCGTGAAAGAGGATCTTCCCGGACTGACAGAAGCAGATAGTGAGGCGATCTCTGCCTTTCCCGAATTAGACATATTAACCACATATCTGTCGCAAATAGAAAATAGTAGAGACGATATTGGATTGTCCATGAAATTTATTACAGATAATAGAAAGGATATTTTAAAGGGGTCGGCGTTTAAAACTATTAACAAAGAATCCGTGAAGCACATGGATGAGGTCATAAAAATTTATGAGGAAGAATACGAGAGGAGGTTTAAAAGCATACTCACCAAAAAGGATAGTATTTTATCCATATGTGAGCAACTTGAAACTCCGCTTGCAACATTAATAGACGagaattttgaacaaaacCTAAAATCATATGgagaagagaaaaactCTAAATCAAAACTACCGAATTTCCACCCTGTAGACAGAGAAAGGATGCGTAAGATTGATacaacattgaaaaaactgCAAGCTATCCATGAGGAAAGAGTagacaagaagaaactCTTGATGGAACAATGCAAAAAACTTTGGATAAGGCTAAGAATCTCTCAGGAATATACCAAGACCTTTATGCTTAATAATTCAAGTCTGTCAACCGAGACCTTAGATAGAATCTCTGAAGAACTAATGCGACTTGaagtaatgaaaaaaaaactaataaaaaaactaataTCAGATTCTTGGGACAAAATTAAGGAATTGTGGCACACGCTACAGTATTCAGAAGAAAGCCGGTCTAAATTCATCACTgtatttgaagaacaaaggAGAAATGCAACGACTTTACAGGAAGATGAGCTTCTTTTAGAAACTTGCGAAAATGAGCTAAAAAAACTGGAGGACAAACTTACTCTTTATAAAccaattttgaaactaaTATCAGAATTTGAATCTTTACAGGAAgatcaagaatttttggaaaggAGCTCAAAAGACTCTTCTAGGCTTTTGTCTAGAAATTCTCATAAGATTTTACttactgaagaaaaaatgaggAAGAGGATAACAAGACACTTTCCTCGAGTCATTAATGATTTAAGAACGAAATTGGAAGAGGCCGCTGGCCTATTCGACCAGCCTTTTTTGCTCAAAGGTCGGCCGCTTTCAGAAGCAATCGACATTCAACAACAGGAGATTGAAGCGAAATATCCAAGATGCAGAGTTAAAATGCAGAGATCtaaaaagggaaaaagcGGCACGGGCAAGGAGAATAAAGTCATAAAAACCACTTCCAAGGCCGCTCAAAGTTCCATCAGAGTACCGATTGGTTTAGATTTCAATGATATCAACATGACTTATAAGACGCCTTCAAAAAAGACAAGGCAGGGCTTACCAAAGAGTGGCTTATCCCGAGAGAACTCGCTTGCTCGACATATGCAAGGGACAACGCGCTTATCTAGTCCTAAAAGAAGAGGTACAAGATTACTAGCACCTACAGTAATATCTAGGAACTCCAAAGGGAATATAGAGAGACCTACCCTAAACAAATACAGTTCATCcgatttttcatcatcgccTATGATAAATCATACACATAGCGAACATGCGGTGAAACCACGCCAACTGTTCCCGATCCCGCTAAACAAAGTCGATACAAAGGGTAGTCATATCCCTCAATtaaccaaagaaaaggcTTTAGAGCTTGTTAAAAGGTCGATTGGCACCATTGGTAAAGAGAATATTCGGAGCCCGCAACGTAAAAGCTCATTAGAGGATTATGCACAAAAATTGAGCAGTCCCTATAAAGAACCTGAGCACAGCATATATAATCTTTCCATGTCACCAGAAGGTAAATTTCAGTTAAACATTCAACAAAAAGATCTTGAAAGTGGATTTGATGATACCAGTATGatggaagatgaaaatgataaggATTTTATTACATGGAAGAACGAGCAAGTTTCGAAGTTGAATGCTTTCTCCATTACAGATATCTGA
- the LPL1 gene encoding putative hydrolase (Phospholipase~similar to YOR059C): MTSDKHLFVLIHGLWGNYTHMESMRTILSATLKKENVRDDMIYFLPKQNAMFKTFDGIEIIGYRTLIEVCEFIRDYKDGRITKMSVMGYSQGGLVARFMIGKMLTEFKELFEDIEPQLFITMATPHLGVEFYNPTGIAYKSVLYSALRTLGSTILGKSGREMFIANSSNDILVKLSQGEYLEALSLFKWRIAFANVKNDRTVAFYTAFITDCDPFIDFDNKLKYTFEEKIPGSGYKGILPKVVDLNALNINSHAPAKPTKTYKKWGRTILIILVATFLIFPIALVMNGLGTAYSYIVTCKYRKMLSNGILHNEVRGRLGLTEQLKGYVTDAYGSIINSALDMDANYEASNTSLVNEEELPWKEFIQKYSNINDGVWKSKFKKLPFDENRKVILGNLNRLKWIRVPIYIKAVNAHGVIVARRGLDENTAATGIACVEFTAQLLAYLMQKSN, translated from the coding sequence ATGACCTCGGATAAACACCTTTTTGTGTTGATTCACGGGCTATGGGGTAACTATACACATATGGAGTCTATGAGGACAATCCTTTCCGCtacattgaaaaaggaaaatgttAGAGACGATatgatatattttttaccaAAGCAGAATGCGATGTTTAAGACGTTTGATGGTATCGAAATTATTGGGTACAGGACATTGATTGAGGTTTGTGAATTTATCCGAGACTATAAAGACGGGAGAATTACTAAAATGAGCGTAATGGGATATTCGCAAGGTGGATTAGTGGCTCGATTTATGATCGGTAAGATGTTGACCGAATTTAAGGAACTGTTTGAGGATATTGAGCCACAATTATTTATTACGATGGCAACGCCTCACTTGGGGGTGGAGTTTTACAATCCTACAGGCATAGCATATAAAAGCGTGTTATATAGTGCATTGAGGACTCTTGGATCTACCATTTTAGGTAAAAGTGGGAGAGAAATGTTCATTGCAAATTCGAGTAACGATATATTAGTGAAACTGAGCCAGGGTGAGTACCTCGAAGCACTGTCGCTATTTAAATGGAGGATAGCCTTTGCGAATGTTAAAAATGACCGTACGGTGGCCTTCTACACGGCGTTTATTACGGATTGCGATCCAttcattgattttgacaacaaattgaaatacactttcgaagaaaagattCCGGGATCTGGTTATAAAGGAATATTACCTAAGGTTGTTGACCTAAACGCTTTAAACATTAATAGCCATGCCCCTGCCAAACCGACCAAGACTTATAAGAAGTGGGGACGCACTATTCTTATAATACTAGTTGCAACCTTTCTGATTTTCCCAATAGCCCTGGTTATGAATGGTCTGGGAACCGCCTATAGTTATATTGTTACCTGTAAATATCGCAAAATGCTCTCTAATGGTATCCTTCACAATGAGGTTAGAGGAAGATTAGGATTGACGGAGCAACTGAAGGGCTACGTTACAGATGCATATGGCTCTATTATAAACTCGGCTTTAGACATGGATGCGAACTATGAGGCAAGTAATACTAGCCTTGTGAACGAAGAAGAGCTTCCCTGGAAGGaattcattcaaaaatactCCAACATAAATGATGGTGTCTGGAAATCcaaattcaagaaattacCCTTCGATGAGAACCGGAAGGTTATCCTGGGAAATCTGAACAGGTTAAAATGGATTAGAGTCccaatatatataaaggcTGTGAATGCACATGGTGTGATTGTGGCCCGTAGAGGACTGGATGAGAATACAGCAGCTACAGGGATAGCATGTGTCGAATTCACGGCTCAATTATTAGCATATTTGATGCAAAAGAGCAATTGA
- the SLD7 gene encoding Sld7p (Protein with a role in chromosomal DNA replication~similar to YOR060C), whose product MSQKLCTLKFTLSGKQGSLVIRDVQLWSNRPMASKSTPEWRGQFIQYVDLGKLPLWIRTKDMNTYRCYSTSATAQAYFKSKLRNANRGIVIELADKIDQRSREPAYLIIFRENTELNCFQVDLTMKHEFDSQVSKMKQEIGKTRPSVSKEGSIDIIIQQSQQRKIGTKTKVYRNVQINDKRLQFNETLSKLILGGLRLRGIPNSTTEFQKLYKVTFDAAEFTHRDELRRISMGSGEEVSFESLQETVEALLKLFTKS is encoded by the coding sequence ATGTCACAGAAATTATGCACACTAAAGTTTACTCTTAGCGGAAAGCAGGGAAGTTTGGTTATTAGGGATGTTCAACTTTGGAGCAATCGACCTATGGCAAGTAAATCAACTCCAGAGTGGAGGGGACAGTTTATTCAGTATGTAGATCTTGGAAAACTGCCTTTGTGGATCCGCACCAAGGACATGAATACATATAGATGTTATAGTACCAGTGCAACCGCACAGGCTTACTTTAAATCAAAACTAAGGAACGCGAATCGTGGCATTGTGATTGAATTGGCTGACAAGATTGATCAGCGGTCACGGGAGCCAGCATACCTCATTATATTTCGAGAGAACACAGAATTAAACTGTTTCCAAGTCGATCTAACAATGAAGCATGAGTTTGACAGCCAGGTGTCCAAAATGAAGCAAGAGATTGGAAAAACAAGGCCGTCGGTATCAAAGGAAGGTAGCATTGATATAATAATACAACAATCTCAGCAGAGGAAGATTGGaacgaaaacaaaagtaTACCGAAACGTCCAGATTAATGACAAACGGCTCCAATTCAATGAAACTTTGTCCAAGCTGATTTTGGGTGGCCTCCGACTTCGGGGTATTCCTAATTCTACCACAGAATTCCAAAAGTTGTACAAGGTAACATTTGATGCTGCCGAATTTACGCACAGAGATGAATTAAGACGCATATCGATGGGATCTGGCGAAGAGGTTTCGTTCGAGTCATTGCAGGAAACGGTGGAAGCCCTTTTAAAGCTCTTCACCAAATCATGA